AGAAAAATATCTGGTTCAAGGAATAAACGAGTATTTAAAACGACTGCAAAGTTATGCAAAAGTAGAAATCATTGAAGTAGCAGATGAAAAAGCACCAGAGAATTTAAGTGAAGCAGAGATGCTGCAGGTCAAGGGGAAGGAGGGCGAACGAATCTTAGCGAAAATCAATCATCAAGATTATGTTTTTGTTTTAGCTATCAATGGGAAACAGTTTAGCAGTGAAGAATTTTCCAAAGAGATCGAGCAACTTGGGATCAACGGTAAGAGCCAATTAGCGTTTGTGATTGGTGGTTCGCTGGGATTAAGTGATCAGGTGTTGAAAAGAAGTCAGCAACAGATGTCATTTGGAAAGCTGACTTATCCACATCAGTTGATGCGGCTGGTTTTGGTTGAGCAGATTTATCGTGGATTTCGGATTATGCGGGGGGAACCATATCATAAGTAGGGGTATTTTTGCAAAGATAATACTGATCTAATGCTCTTTTAAGTTGATAGATATAGGTTGGGAAGAGAACAGGTTAAGGTAAATGGATGAATTATTAAACGAAAATGAAGTAGTTGAAATTATGATGCGGTATTTAAATAGTCAAGGATACACAGTAGAAAGATACGCAACTACAACACAAACAGGAATTGACATTGAAGCATTTAAAAATGGAAACAAAATCTGTATTGAAGCTAAAGGAGCAACGTCTTCAATGAAAGGTTCTGCTAGGTATGGTAAGCCGTTCAATGATAATCAAGTAAAAAATCATATTGGAAAAGCAGTAGTTGCTGCACTAAAAGTTTTAAACCAAGAATGTAAAGATACTATTTCTGCTATTGCTTTGCCTAATAATGCTACGCATAAGAAACAAATTAATGAGATACAAGCACTGCTTAAAAAATTAGGGATAAAAGTCTTTTTTGTATCTAAAGAGAGTGTGCTGGATTATTTTTAAGAAATTATAATTTGGTAGTAAAGAGAAGAAGATTATTGTTATTTGTTGTTTTATTATTAGTTCTTGTTCAATCAATAAAAAGCATTAAGTTGAATATCTTTATATTATGAGAAACTATTTATAAAAAGTACAAAGATTACTTTTTACTAAATGGTCTGTATTCTTACTCTTTTTTTTTAAACTATACTTATTGAAAAATAATAAGAGAGTAAACTAATAGGAGGAGTTCTTCAATGTCAGAAACAAAAAATGATCCGCAACAAGCCAGTGCATTTGCTAGTGGGCTTGTGATGCCATTCATGAATGCTTATTCTGGTAGTAGTGAAGCATTGTCTATATCAGATGGTGCTGTATCAAAAGATATTAATACTATTCTTACACAAACAAAAACACTTATGAGTACGTTCGAGAGCAGTTTGAAAGCTGATGCAGACAATCTTTTATCCATTAGTAATACATATGAGGCGGCCAATCAATCGATGGTGGACGTGGTGACGCATGGATAAGAAGAAAAGTGTGATCGAAGTATCCAATCAGTTATCTGCATTAGAAGATGAAAAACTTTCCATTCATAAAAAGAAAAATCTGTGGGAAGAATACCAAGAACACTGGGCATATTTACAAAAAGAAGAACAATCCATATTAGAAGAAGTGGCCTATCTCAGTCTGGGAACAGAATCGATGAATCATGCCACGCAAGAATTAATGTATTTTGAAGAAGAACAACGAGCCGCTTCTCAAGCATTTGATTCAATTGAAGAAGGATTTGAGCAAAAAGAAAAAGAACTTTACGACAGAGAAGATCACCTCAACGCTGCTTATTATGAAACAAAGAAGCAGGTGGAAGTAAACGATGACGAAATTTAATTATTCCGAATTTCAAAGGGTTTTTACCAGTTCTCAATCCGATCGAGTTGCGTGTTTATCTAGTTTTTCTACAGTTGAAACAAACATCGCGCAATTTACAGCCACAAGTGCATTAACAGGTCCTGGTTGGGATTCCGCTAAGCAAGCATTATCGCCCTATTCCGTTGTCACAAAAGCCTTATATAATTATCATTGTGATTTTGGTGAAACCTACACAGCCTTTTTAGCAAGTTTTGAAGGAGAAGTTGGGGAAACAGGTAAAACATTAGACACAGAAGAATTACGAGAGCTTCAAGAAAAGTTAAATCGGATTCAACGAGAAAAACAAGATCTTCTAAATAAAATAGCTGGAAATATTGCTTTAGAAATCATCGGCGGTTATGGTGTGATGGCAAAGGATTTTCAACTTGGTGAGACGCAAAAGAAAATTGACTTACTAGAGAAATACGAAGCATTTGAAAATAGTCATGCAGGTGATTTTTCAGCGATTGTTTCAACTGGAGGTGAT
The DNA window shown above is from Enterococcus sp. 12C11_DIV0727 and carries:
- the rlmH gene encoding 23S rRNA (pseudouridine(1915)-N(3))-methyltransferase RlmH, which codes for MKIKIITVGKLKEKYLVQGINEYLKRLQSYAKVEIIEVADEKAPENLSEAEMLQVKGKEGERILAKINHQDYVFVLAINGKQFSSEEFSKEIEQLGINGKSQLAFVIGGSLGLSDQVLKRSQQQMSFGKLTYPHQLMRLVLVEQIYRGFRIMRGEPYHK